A window from gamma proteobacterium SS-5 encodes these proteins:
- a CDS encoding PAS domain-containing protein, which produces MTQILRLLRQYSGNDFSQYKNSSLQRRVERRMAVHQLDQIDAYLHLLQTSQQELGLLFKELLIGVTRFFRDPEIWQILAQEALPQLLAAHPQGADLRAWVAACSTGEEAYSLAILFQECLHELKPEGRFHLQIYATDLDPEAIERARRGVYAEDIAADVSAERLARWFVAEEGGGYRIRKEIREMLVFAVQNIISDPPFGKLDLLSCRNLLIYFASPLQHKLLPLFHYALKPGGLLLLGNAEAVGQHAELFSPLPSPSGKQTHLYRRLNQPLPLTALPLSQPPTYPPLNDPPLPGTEPEHLGQLTDQLIQQQFAPAAVLVNSEGDILYISGRTGKYLEPAAGRTNVNIHAMAREGLREALIGVIRKAQGQSRPIELKGLRVGTNGGTQIIDLSVLALSQPKALSGRVLLVFKDVAMARRRRAGKPALAESRSALEQELMQAREALQIAREERQTTVEELKSSNEELQSTNEELQSANEELTTSREEMQSLNEELQTLNAELQARVEDLISVRNDMANLLNSTEIATVFLDGQMQLRRYTPHATQLFKLIPSDIGRPLSDLNSDLDYPQLGADASEVLRSLVFQEKALATHDGRWYRVRIMPYRTQDNLIDGVVITFIDITAIKQLEAQLRAHEAKPI; this is translated from the coding sequence ATGACGCAGATCCTGCGCCTGCTGCGCCAGTACTCGGGCAATGATTTCTCCCAGTACAAGAACAGCAGCCTGCAGCGGCGCGTCGAACGGCGCATGGCGGTGCATCAGCTGGACCAGATAGATGCCTATCTGCACCTGTTGCAGACCAGCCAGCAGGAGCTGGGGCTGCTGTTCAAGGAGCTTTTGATTGGCGTCACGCGCTTTTTCCGCGACCCCGAGATCTGGCAGATCCTGGCCCAGGAGGCCCTGCCGCAACTGCTCGCCGCCCACCCCCAGGGGGCCGATCTGCGTGCCTGGGTAGCGGCCTGCTCCACCGGCGAGGAGGCCTATTCCCTGGCGATCCTGTTTCAGGAGTGCCTGCATGAACTCAAGCCCGAGGGCCGCTTTCACCTGCAGATCTACGCCACCGACCTGGACCCCGAGGCCATAGAGCGCGCCCGCCGTGGGGTCTATGCCGAGGATATCGCCGCCGATGTCAGCGCCGAGCGGCTGGCGCGCTGGTTTGTCGCCGAGGAGGGCGGCGGCTACCGCATCCGCAAGGAGATCCGCGAGATGCTGGTGTTTGCCGTGCAGAACATCATCAGCGACCCGCCGTTTGGCAAGCTCGACCTGCTCAGCTGCCGCAATCTGCTGATCTACTTCGCCAGCCCATTGCAGCACAAGCTGCTGCCGCTGTTCCATTACGCCCTCAAGCCCGGCGGCCTGCTCCTGCTCGGCAACGCCGAGGCGGTGGGTCAGCACGCCGAGCTGTTCAGCCCGCTGCCCAGCCCATCGGGCAAGCAGACCCATCTGTATCGGCGGCTGAACCAACCCCTGCCCCTGACCGCGCTGCCGCTATCCCAGCCGCCCACCTATCCGCCGCTAAACGACCCGCCGCTGCCGGGGACGGAGCCCGAACACCTGGGCCAGCTCACCGATCAGCTGATCCAGCAGCAGTTCGCCCCGGCGGCGGTACTGGTAAACAGCGAGGGCGATATCCTCTACATCAGCGGCCGCACCGGCAAGTACCTGGAACCGGCCGCCGGCCGCACCAATGTCAACATCCACGCCATGGCGCGGGAGGGCCTGCGCGAAGCGCTGATCGGGGTGATCCGCAAGGCCCAGGGCCAGTCCCGGCCGATCGAACTCAAGGGCCTGCGCGTGGGCACCAACGGCGGCACCCAGATTATCGATCTGAGCGTACTGGCGCTGAGCCAACCCAAGGCCCTGAGCGGGCGCGTGCTGCTGGTGTTCAAGGACGTGGCCATGGCCCGGCGTCGGCGCGCCGGCAAACCGGCATTGGCAGAGTCCCGCAGCGCCCTGGAACAGGAGCTGATGCAGGCGCGCGAGGCCCTGCAGATCGCCCGGGAGGAGAGGCAGACCACGGTGGAGGAACTCAAATCCAGCAACGAAGAGCTGCAATCCACCAACGAGGAACTGCAATCGGCCAACGAGGAGCTGACCACCTCGCGGGAGGAGATGCAGTCGCTCAACGAGGAGTTGCAGACGCTCAACGCCGAGTTGCAGGCGCGGGTGGAGGACCTCATCAGCGTGCGCAACGACATGGCCAACCTGCTCAACAGCACCGAGATCGCCACCGTGTTTCTCGACGGCCAGATGCAGCTGCGCCGCTATACCCCGCACGCCACCCAGTTGTTCAAGCTGATCCCCAGCGATATCGGCCGCCCCCTGTCCGATCTGAACAGCGACCTGGACTACCCGCAACTGGGCGCGGACGCCAGCGAGGTCCTGCGCAGCCTGGTCTTCCAGGAAAAAGCCCTCGCCACCCACGATGGCCGCTGGTATCGTGTCCGTATCATGCCCTACCGGACCCAGGACAATCTCATCGACGGCGTCGTCATCACCTTCATCGACATCACCGCCATCAAGCAACTGGAGGCCCAACTCAGGGCCCATGAAGCCAAGCCTATTTAG
- a CDS encoding HEAT repeat domain-containing protein, translating to MNPIPQALLLIATGCSHCPVMLDQLSKLLKQGRIGRLELINISQLPEQAQRLGVRSVPWWRLDEFVFTGVMQQPALEEFVQALSQGRGHQAYLLHLLGQRQLPQAVEQVRQRPDLLGGLIPLLGDLQRPMALRIGIGALIEEIGTDPALLAAARPPLRQLLDAADSQVRADACHYLGVLGDGADRPLIRPLLQDDNPEVREIAAETLALLDADRPREAS from the coding sequence ATGAACCCCATACCCCAGGCCCTGTTACTCATCGCCACCGGTTGCAGCCATTGCCCGGTGATGCTCGACCAGCTGAGCAAGCTGCTCAAGCAGGGGCGCATCGGTCGGCTGGAGCTGATCAACATCAGCCAGCTGCCCGAGCAGGCCCAGCGCCTGGGGGTGCGCTCGGTGCCCTGGTGGCGGCTGGATGAATTCGTCTTCACCGGCGTCATGCAGCAACCGGCGCTGGAGGAGTTCGTTCAGGCCCTGAGCCAAGGCAGGGGCCATCAGGCCTATCTGCTGCATCTGCTGGGCCAGCGGCAGCTGCCCCAGGCGGTGGAACAGGTGCGCCAACGGCCCGACCTGCTGGGCGGGCTGATCCCGCTACTGGGCGACCTGCAGCGGCCCATGGCCCTGCGCATCGGCATCGGTGCCCTGATCGAGGAGATCGGCACAGACCCGGCCCTGCTTGCCGCGGCCCGTCCGCCGCTGCGGCAACTGCTCGATGCTGCCGACTCCCAGGTACGCGCCGATGCCTGTCATTATCTGGGGGTGCTGGGCGATGGCGCAGACCGGCCGCTGATCCGGCCCCTGTTGCAGGACGACAACCCCGAGGTGCGCGAGATCGCCGCCGAGACCCTGGCCTTGCTCGACGCCGACAGGCCCCGCGAGGCAAGCTGA
- a CDS encoding LarC family nickel insertion protein gives MHLHLNPIGGLAGDMFCAALLDLRPELFPSLRPLLMQLGPPAGLRIGLGQASGDLHGRHFLVRLEAQGQAPAGHAHSHYRQIKALLQGADLPAGVRQRGLDIFRLLAEAEAQVHGVAPDDVVFHELGNWDSIVDILCAAFLLEQLDIQTCSCGPLPLGAGRVNSQHGWLPLPAPATAYLLQGMELHQDGVPGERVTPTGAAILRALDPAPMPSGRLRGSGYGFGSRQLPGLPNCLQAQLLEGADGADGVGIYRPDQVLELVFELDDQGPEDLAIGLERIRCTPGVLSLLRLDAVGKQGRPCWQIQVLAEPVAAERVREACFRETRSLGLRHRLSQRWTLQRRSTWVGQADRLLGVKLSRGPDGWQAKTESRDLAAVAGQRQRRDLARQAEAEALSGLGTASSPHAVRGQKTDD, from the coding sequence ATGCACCTACACCTGAATCCTATCGGCGGCCTGGCGGGCGATATGTTCTGCGCCGCCTTGCTTGATCTGCGGCCGGAGCTGTTTCCCTCGCTGCGCCCCCTGCTGATGCAGCTGGGGCCGCCGGCCGGGTTGCGCATCGGCCTGGGGCAGGCCAGCGGCGACCTGCATGGGCGGCATTTCCTGGTGCGGCTGGAGGCGCAGGGGCAGGCCCCGGCGGGGCACGCCCACAGCCATTACCGGCAGATCAAGGCCCTGCTGCAAGGGGCCGACCTGCCCGCCGGGGTGCGGCAGCGCGGCCTTGACATCTTCCGCCTGCTGGCCGAGGCCGAGGCCCAGGTGCACGGCGTGGCCCCGGATGATGTGGTGTTTCACGAGCTGGGCAACTGGGATTCCATCGTCGATATCCTCTGCGCCGCCTTCCTGCTGGAGCAGTTGGATATCCAGACCTGTAGCTGCGGGCCCCTGCCCCTGGGCGCGGGCCGAGTCAACAGCCAACACGGCTGGCTGCCCCTGCCGGCACCGGCCACGGCCTACCTGCTGCAGGGCATGGAGCTGCACCAGGATGGCGTGCCGGGTGAGCGGGTAACCCCCACCGGGGCGGCCATTCTGCGCGCCCTCGACCCCGCCCCCATGCCTTCTGGCCGCCTGCGCGGCAGCGGCTATGGCTTTGGCAGCCGGCAACTGCCGGGGCTGCCCAACTGCCTGCAGGCACAGTTGCTGGAGGGTGCCGATGGGGCCGATGGGGTCGGTATCTATAGGCCTGATCAGGTGTTGGAACTGGTCTTTGAGCTGGATGACCAAGGCCCCGAGGACCTGGCCATTGGCCTGGAGCGCATCCGCTGCACGCCCGGCGTGCTCAGTCTGCTGCGTCTGGATGCTGTGGGCAAGCAGGGGCGGCCCTGCTGGCAGATCCAGGTGCTGGCCGAACCCGTTGCCGCCGAGCGGGTCAGGGAGGCCTGCTTCCGCGAGACCCGCAGCCTGGGCCTGCGTCATCGCCTCAGCCAGCGCTGGACCCTGCAACGGCGCTCGACCTGGGTGGGGCAGGCCGACCGCCTGCTGGGGGTCAAACTCAGCCGTGGCCCGGATGGCTGGCAGGCCAAGACCGAAAGCCGTGACCTGGCCGCCGTAGCCGGTCAGCGGCAACGCCGAGATCTGGCCCGCCAGGCCGAGGCCGAGGCCCTGTCGGGGCTTGGCACTGCCTCATCCCCCCATGCGGTCAGAGGACAGAAAACAGATGACTGA
- a CDS encoding SulP family inorganic anion transporter, with product MRLFNEIRFDNLRGDLFGGVTAAVIALPMALAFGVASGAGPAAGLYGAVLIGLFAALFGSTPTLISEPTGPMTVVMTAVIASLIAANPEQGMAMAFTVVMMAGLLQMLFGVLRLGHYVTMMPYTVVSGFMTGIGVILIILQLGPFLGQATPTGGVLGTLESLPRLLAQVQPAETGLALLTFALLLFFPQRLRRYMPPQLLALILGTLIAVFFLTDLDIRRIGPIPTGLPELQLPVFSAAQWQTMLIDAVVLAVLGSIDALLTSVIAENLTRKESNANKELIGQGIGNLASGLFGGIPGAGATMGTVVNIQTGATSALSGLTRALLLLIVVLWAADLTAQIPLAVLAGIALKVGVDIIDWGFIKRAHRVSLRAALIMYGVIGLTVFVDLIAAVAIGVFIANLLTIERMAQLQQEAVKAIRDPNSAELSRDEQMLLRRGQGKILVFALGGPLFFGVAKAISRQQAVLAEHEVLIVDLTEAPTLGVSSSLALEKLILDDLEQTIPVFLVGMQDSVRKRLGRLGVLQPLPAEHLCATRQEALEQAYRLIDGQPLLASGTRQEGEAPDAKPMVQV from the coding sequence ATGCGCCTGTTCAACGAGATCCGATTCGACAATCTGCGCGGTGATCTGTTCGGCGGGGTCACCGCGGCGGTCATCGCCCTGCCCATGGCCCTGGCCTTTGGCGTGGCCTCGGGTGCCGGGCCTGCGGCGGGGCTTTACGGTGCCGTGCTCATCGGTCTGTTTGCCGCCCTGTTCGGCTCCACGCCGACCCTGATCTCTGAACCCACCGGGCCGATGACGGTGGTGATGACGGCTGTCATCGCCAGCCTGATTGCCGCCAACCCGGAACAGGGCATGGCCATGGCCTTCACTGTGGTGATGATGGCCGGACTGTTGCAGATGCTGTTCGGTGTCCTCAGGCTGGGCCATTATGTGACCATGATGCCCTATACCGTGGTATCGGGCTTCATGACCGGCATCGGCGTGATTCTCATCATCCTCCAGCTTGGACCCTTTCTCGGCCAGGCCACGCCGACCGGTGGCGTGCTGGGCACCCTGGAGTCCCTGCCCCGGCTGTTGGCCCAGGTGCAGCCGGCCGAGACCGGCCTGGCCCTGCTGACCTTTGCCCTGCTGCTGTTTTTTCCCCAGCGCCTGCGCCGCTACATGCCGCCACAGCTGCTGGCCTTGATCCTGGGCACCCTGATCGCGGTGTTTTTTCTCACCGATCTGGACATCCGCCGCATCGGCCCCATCCCCACCGGCCTGCCCGAACTGCAACTGCCGGTATTCAGCGCCGCGCAGTGGCAGACCATGCTGATCGATGCGGTGGTGCTGGCGGTGCTGGGCAGTATCGATGCCCTGCTGACCTCGGTGATTGCCGAGAACCTGACGCGCAAGGAGAGCAATGCCAATAAGGAACTCATCGGCCAGGGGATAGGCAATCTCGCCTCCGGCCTGTTCGGCGGCATCCCTGGCGCCGGTGCCACCATGGGCACGGTGGTGAACATCCAAACCGGTGCCACCTCGGCCCTGTCCGGCCTGACCCGCGCCCTGTTGCTGCTGATCGTGGTGCTCTGGGCGGCGGATTTGACCGCGCAGATCCCCCTGGCGGTGCTGGCCGGCATCGCCCTCAAGGTGGGCGTGGATATCATCGATTGGGGCTTCATCAAGCGCGCCCACCGGGTTTCCCTGCGTGCCGCCCTGATCATGTATGGGGTGATCGGCCTGACCGTGTTCGTCGATCTGATTGCCGCCGTGGCCATTGGCGTATTCATCGCCAACCTGCTGACCATAGAGCGCATGGCCCAGCTGCAGCAGGAGGCGGTGAAGGCCATCCGCGACCCCAACTCGGCCGAGCTGAGCCGGGATGAGCAGATGTTGCTGCGCCGGGGTCAAGGCAAGATCCTGGTGTTCGCCCTGGGCGGGCCGCTGTTCTTTGGCGTGGCCAAGGCCATCTCGCGCCAGCAGGCGGTGCTGGCCGAGCATGAGGTGCTGATCGTCGATCTGACCGAGGCACCGACCCTGGGGGTATCTTCCTCCCTGGCCCTGGAAAAACTGATTCTGGACGATCTGGAACAGACCATCCCGGTGTTCCTGGTCGGCATGCAGGACTCGGTGCGCAAGCGTCTGGGCCGTCTTGGCGTGCTGCAACCTCTGCCTGCCGAGCACCTCTGCGCCACCCGTCAGGAGGCCCTGGAGCAGGCCTATCGGCTGATCGACGGCCAGCCCCTGCTCGCCAGCGGTACCCGCCAGGAGGGCGAGGCCCCGGACGCCAAACCCATGGTGCAGGTCTGA
- a CDS encoding BMC domain-containing protein encodes MISLRTYVYVDSLQPQLAAYMATVSQGFLPVPGDACLWIEVSPGMAVHRLTDRALKATRVHLAQQVVERAYGSMVIHQRDQDDVREAGRVLLGSMNSQVEDRERPRIAWQEIIRGMTPDHTVLINRQDRRGSMILPGQSMFILETEPAGYIIYAANQAEKAASINLIDVRAVGAFGRLILAGSEADVDEAAGAALAAMERPSGT; translated from the coding sequence ATGATCAGCCTGCGCACCTACGTCTATGTGGACTCCCTGCAGCCCCAGTTGGCGGCCTACATGGCCACCGTATCCCAGGGCTTTCTGCCGGTGCCCGGTGATGCCTGCCTGTGGATCGAGGTCTCCCCCGGCATGGCGGTGCATCGCCTTACCGACCGGGCGCTGAAGGCCACCCGGGTGCATCTGGCACAGCAGGTGGTGGAGCGCGCCTACGGCTCCATGGTGATCCATCAGCGCGATCAGGACGATGTGCGCGAGGCCGGACGGGTCCTGCTGGGCAGCATGAATTCCCAGGTAGAGGATCGGGAGCGGCCACGCATCGCCTGGCAGGAGATCATCCGGGGCATGACCCCGGACCACACAGTGCTGATCAACCGTCAGGACCGGCGCGGTTCCATGATTCTGCCCGGGCAGAGTATGTTCATCCTCGAAACCGAGCCCGCCGGCTATATCATCTATGCCGCTAATCAGGCGGAAAAGGCGGCCAGCATCAACCTGATCGATGTACGCGCCGTGGGGGCCTTCGGTCGCCTGATCCTGGCCGGCAGCGAGGCCGATGTGGACGAGGCCGCCGGCGCTGCCCTGGCAGCGATGGAACGGCCATCGGGGACTTGA
- a CDS encoding NUDIX hydrolase has product MHRQELLQLLSRYRPHNNAEAGYLTRTRAFVQQQPDCFDSCLAEGHVTGSAWVVSPSRERVLLLHHCKHDQWFQPGGHADGDHDILRVALRETHEETGLPPEQIRLVDGEVFDLDIHQIPVSHRGPAHRHYDVRFLVEIDDRIPVPGNDESHQILWVPLYQVARYNNNLSTHRMVEKTRRLRGD; this is encoded by the coding sequence ATGCACCGTCAAGAACTGCTGCAACTGCTCAGCCGCTACCGCCCGCACAACAATGCCGAGGCCGGCTATCTGACGCGCACTCGGGCCTTTGTGCAACAACAGCCCGATTGTTTCGACAGCTGCCTGGCCGAGGGCCATGTCACCGGCTCCGCCTGGGTGGTCAGCCCGAGCCGGGAGCGGGTGTTGCTGTTACACCACTGCAAGCACGACCAGTGGTTTCAGCCCGGTGGCCATGCCGATGGTGACCACGACATCCTGCGCGTTGCCCTGCGCGAGACCCATGAAGAAACCGGCCTGCCGCCGGAGCAGATTCGACTGGTGGATGGCGAGGTGTTCGATCTGGACATACACCAGATCCCCGTCTCCCACCGGGGCCCGGCGCACCGGCATTACGACGTCCGTTTTCTGGTGGAAATCGATGACCGAATCCCGGTGCCGGGCAACGACGAATCCCACCAGATACTCTGGGTACCCCTCTACCAGGTAGCACGCTACAATAACAACCTATCCACCCACCGCATGGTGGAAAAGACCCGCAGACTCAGGGGGGATTGA
- the gcvPB gene encoding aminomethyl-transferring glycine dehydrogenase subunit GcvPB translates to MLIFDHSRPGRRAFAQAPVVAADVSAIPAHLRRQQPAALPEVSEMQAVRHYTRLSQKNFSIDTQFYPLGSCTMKYNPRGSNGLAMLPGLVDRHPYAPDSHSQGLLACLFDLQEMLKAVTGMAAVSLTPAAGSQGEFAGVAMIRAYHESRGDGARREILVPDAAHGTNPASAVMCGYQVREIPTGANGDVDLEALKQVLGPQTAGIMLTNPSTLGVFERNIRAIADRVHQAGGLLYYDGANLNAILGKVRPGDMGFDVMHLNLHKTFSTPHGGGGPGAGPVAVNARLEPFLPVPLVAFDGSSYRWLEEAERPQSIGRLSAFAGNVGILLRAYVYARMLGAEGMSRVADYATLNANYMLKRLQALGFDAPYAERRASHEFIISLKQEARQLGVTAMDFAKRLLDHGVHAPTTYFPLLVAECLLIEPTETESQEELDRFISALIQIRDEARNNPEQVKTAPHSLPVRRLDEVRAARELDLAWRP, encoded by the coding sequence ATGCTGATTTTTGACCACTCCAGGCCCGGTCGGAGGGCCTTTGCCCAGGCCCCGGTTGTGGCTGCCGATGTCTCTGCCATCCCGGCCCATTTGCGCAGGCAGCAACCGGCGGCCTTGCCTGAGGTGTCAGAGATGCAGGCGGTGCGCCATTACACCCGCTTGTCGCAGAAGAATTTTTCCATCGATACCCAGTTCTACCCCCTGGGCTCCTGCACCATGAAGTACAACCCCCGTGGCAGTAACGGCCTGGCCATGCTGCCGGGGTTGGTGGATCGCCACCCCTACGCGCCGGACAGCCACAGTCAGGGGTTGCTGGCCTGTCTGTTTGATCTGCAGGAGATGCTCAAGGCGGTCACCGGCATGGCAGCGGTATCCCTGACCCCGGCAGCGGGCTCCCAGGGTGAGTTTGCCGGCGTGGCCATGATCCGCGCCTATCATGAGTCCCGTGGCGATGGTGCGCGGCGGGAGATCCTGGTGCCCGATGCCGCCCACGGCACCAACCCGGCCTCGGCGGTGATGTGCGGCTATCAGGTGCGCGAGATCCCCACCGGCGCCAACGGCGATGTCGATTTGGAAGCGCTGAAACAGGTGCTGGGGCCGCAGACTGCTGGGATCATGCTCACCAACCCTTCTACCCTGGGGGTGTTCGAGCGCAACATCCGCGCCATTGCCGATCGGGTGCATCAGGCCGGTGGTCTGCTGTATTACGACGGCGCCAACCTCAACGCCATCCTCGGCAAGGTGCGTCCGGGGGATATGGGCTTTGACGTGATGCACCTGAACCTGCACAAGACCTTCTCCACCCCCCATGGCGGTGGTGGGCCGGGGGCCGGGCCGGTGGCGGTCAACGCCCGTCTCGAACCCTTTCTGCCGGTGCCGCTGGTGGCCTTCGACGGCAGCAGCTATCGCTGGCTGGAGGAGGCCGAGCGCCCGCAAAGCATAGGTCGGCTATCGGCCTTCGCCGGCAACGTCGGCATACTCCTGCGGGCCTATGTGTATGCGCGCATGCTCGGTGCCGAGGGCATGAGCCGGGTGGCGGATTACGCCACTCTTAATGCCAATTACATGCTCAAACGCTTGCAGGCCCTGGGCTTCGATGCGCCCTATGCCGAGCGCCGCGCCAGCCATGAATTCATCATCAGCCTGAAACAAGAGGCCAGGCAGCTGGGGGTGACGGCGATGGACTTCGCCAAGCGCCTGCTGGATCATGGCGTACATGCGCCCACCACCTACTTTCCCCTGCTGGTAGCCGAGTGCCTGCTGATCGAGCCCACCGAGACCGAGAGCCAGGAGGAGTTGGACCGTTTCATCAGCGCCCTGATCCAGATCCGCGACGAGGCACGCAATAACCCCGAGCAGGTCAAGACCGCGCCCCACAGCCTGCCGGTACGCCGCCTGGACGAGGTACGCGCCGCCCGCGAGCTGGACCTGGCCTGGCGGCCCTAG
- a CDS encoding carbohydrate kinase family protein, with the protein MSALICGSFAFDTIMVFPDRFKNHILPQQVHILNVSFLVPELRREFGGCAGNIAYNLNLLGGDGQPMGTVGEDFASYAEWLDLQGVDGRHIRVIPQTYTAQAYITTDQDDNQITAFHPGAMNESHQNRVDQASGVTLGMVSPDGRQGMLDHAEQFAAADIPFIFDPGQGMPLFNGEELARFADLASYLAFNDYEAKLMQERTGKSPEQLAQNARAVIVTLGGEGSRIFTKNDCFEIPPAPASALEDPTGCGDAYRAGLIYGIMNGLDWALAGRIAGLMGAIKIEHKGTQNHRFERDEFASRFRQAYGLELGL; encoded by the coding sequence ATGTCGGCACTGATCTGTGGTTCCTTTGCCTTTGACACCATCATGGTGTTCCCTGACCGTTTCAAGAATCACATCCTGCCGCAGCAGGTGCATATTCTCAACGTCTCCTTCCTGGTGCCCGAGTTGCGCCGGGAGTTCGGCGGTTGCGCCGGTAACATCGCCTATAACCTCAATCTCCTGGGCGGCGATGGCCAGCCCATGGGCACCGTGGGCGAGGACTTTGCCTCCTATGCCGAATGGCTGGACTTGCAGGGGGTGGATGGTCGGCACATCCGCGTCATCCCGCAGACCTATACCGCCCAGGCCTACATCACCACCGATCAGGACGACAACCAGATCACCGCCTTCCATCCTGGGGCGATGAACGAATCCCACCAGAACCGGGTCGATCAGGCCAGCGGCGTGACCCTGGGCATGGTCTCGCCCGATGGCCGTCAGGGCATGCTCGATCACGCCGAGCAGTTTGCCGCCGCCGACATCCCCTTCATCTTCGACCCCGGTCAGGGCATGCCCCTGTTCAACGGCGAGGAACTGGCCCGCTTTGCCGATCTGGCCAGCTATCTGGCATTCAACGACTACGAGGCCAAGCTGATGCAGGAGCGCACCGGCAAGTCGCCCGAGCAACTGGCGCAAAACGCCAGGGCGGTGATCGTCACCCTCGGCGGCGAGGGCTCGCGCATCTTCACCAAAAACGACTGCTTCGAGATACCGCCCGCCCCGGCCAGCGCCCTGGAAGACCCCACCGGCTGCGGCGATGCCTATCGCGCCGGGCTCATCTACGGCATCATGAACGGGCTTGACTGGGCCCTGGCCGGGCGCATTGCCGGCCTCATGGGGGCGATCAAGATCGAGCACAAGGGTACCCAAAACCACCGCTTCGAACGGGATGAATTCGCCAGCCGTTTCCGCCAGGCCTATGGCTTGGAGCTGGGGCTCTGA
- a CDS encoding dihydrofolate reductase, translating to MNPAPLSLIAAMADNRVIGRDNRLPWHLPADLAHFKRLTLGKPLLMGRKTWESLPGLLPGRPHLVISRNPAYQAPGARCFTDLNQALAAIQAEEIMVVGGAEIYAQTLPLAQRLYLTLVHMQAEGDCRFPAFDADNWRLIERQDHAADVKNPYAYSFLHYSRHAA from the coding sequence ATGAACCCAGCCCCACTCAGCCTCATCGCCGCCATGGCCGATAACCGCGTCATTGGCCGTGATAACCGCCTGCCCTGGCACCTGCCGGCCGATCTGGCCCACTTCAAGCGCCTCACCCTGGGCAAGCCCCTGCTTATGGGGCGCAAGACCTGGGAATCCCTGCCCGGCCTCCTGCCCGGCAGGCCGCATCTGGTCATCAGCCGCAACCCGGCCTATCAGGCTCCAGGTGCCCGCTGCTTCACCGACCTGAATCAGGCCCTGGCCGCCATCCAGGCCGAGGAGATCATGGTCGTAGGCGGTGCCGAGATCTACGCCCAGACCCTGCCCCTGGCCCAGCGGCTCTACCTCACCTTGGTGCACATGCAGGCCGAGGGGGACTGCCGCTTCCCGGCATTCGATGCCGACAATTGGCGGCTGATCGAGCGCCAGGACCATGCCGCCGACGTCAAGAACCCCTATGCCTACAGCTTCCTGCACTACAGCCGCCATGCTGCTTGA
- a CDS encoding CZB domain-containing protein, which yields MLLDINHARIVHLEWELKLEETLQRGRRPLKIVSHHNCMLGVWLYTEGLVKYRQTPEILRLEELHHNFHDLAQQVADAHAEKQPALAQELFEELQLESREIVYLLTLIELRILRQKRRFHLLRHPLRSLRKLFS from the coding sequence ATGCTGCTTGACATCAATCACGCCCGCATCGTCCATCTGGAATGGGAGCTCAAGCTGGAGGAGACCCTGCAACGCGGCCGCCGACCGCTGAAGATTGTCAGCCACCACAACTGCATGCTCGGCGTCTGGCTCTATACCGAGGGCCTGGTCAAATACCGGCAAACCCCGGAGATCCTGCGCCTGGAGGAACTGCACCACAACTTCCACGATCTGGCGCAGCAGGTCGCCGATGCCCATGCCGAAAAGCAGCCCGCGCTGGCCCAGGAACTGTTTGAAGAATTGCAACTGGAAAGCCGTGAGATCGTCTATCTGCTCACCCTGATCGAACTGCGCATACTGCGGCAAAAACGCCGCTTCCACCTCCTGCGCCACCCGCTGCGCAGCCTGCGCAAGCTGTTTTCCTGA